One window of the Kallotenue papyrolyticum genome contains the following:
- a CDS encoding formate dehydrogenase accessory sulfurtransferase FdhD, with protein MWTPTDDCEYIEWDGARAQVVTRPVIAETPWVVYLNGRELLTLMCTPTRLHALVLGFLLAEGLITTLEDVWQIKVFLDEDRVYLLFPEAGINEERPLPACAEAVGSIQVWLRREVVLPQRRVLTSGCGGGTTFDDLSAERTPLATTLRVSASQITRLMRELNQNATLYRQSRGVHTSALSDGEQLLLIAEDVGRHNTIDKLRGEALLRGLDTRERILLTSGRISSEMLTKARAMETPIVVSRTSPTATSVRLAQRWNMTLIGYARAPQLRVYAGAERIEFV; from the coding sequence ATGTGGACGCCAACCGACGATTGCGAGTACATCGAGTGGGATGGCGCGCGCGCGCAGGTCGTCACACGGCCGGTGATCGCCGAAACGCCATGGGTAGTGTACCTCAACGGTCGCGAGCTGCTAACGCTGATGTGCACGCCTACGCGTCTGCACGCCCTGGTGCTGGGTTTTTTGCTGGCCGAGGGGCTGATTACCACGCTGGAGGATGTCTGGCAGATCAAGGTCTTTTTGGATGAAGATCGGGTCTATCTCCTCTTTCCTGAAGCGGGCATCAACGAGGAGCGGCCCCTGCCAGCCTGTGCCGAAGCGGTTGGCTCGATCCAGGTCTGGTTGCGCCGGGAGGTGGTGCTGCCGCAGCGTCGTGTCTTGACCTCGGGCTGTGGCGGCGGGACGACCTTCGACGATCTCTCTGCCGAGCGCACGCCGCTGGCGACGACATTGCGGGTAAGCGCCTCGCAGATCACGCGCCTGATGCGCGAGCTGAACCAGAACGCCACGCTATACCGTCAGAGCCGTGGGGTGCACACCTCCGCGCTCAGCGATGGCGAGCAGTTGCTGCTGATCGCCGAGGATGTTGGCCGCCACAACACCATCGACAAGCTGCGTGGCGAGGCGCTGCTGCGCGGCCTGGACACGCGTGAGCGCATCCTGCTCACATCGGGCCGTATCTCCTCGGAAATGCTCACCAAGGCACGCGCCATGGAAACGCCGATCGTGGTCTCGCGCACCTCGCCTACGGCCACCTCGGTGCGCCTGGCACAGCGCTGGAACATGACGCTGATCGGCTATGCGCGCGCGCCGCAGTTGCGCGTGTATGCCGGCGCCGAGCGCATCGAGTTCGTCTAA
- a CDS encoding DNA topoisomerase IB, with the protein MSQTEPIPAPPVADPEAAARAAGLRYVNDQMPGIRRERVGDTFRYRDPQGRLISDKRTLERIRKLAIPPAYTDVWICPLPNGHLQATGRDARGRKQYRYHPRWREVRDETKYHRMMAFGQALPALRERVDRDLRRPGLPREKVLATVVRLLETTLIRVGNHEYAKSNRSYGLTTMRDRHVTIENATVRFEFKGKSGKKHQVSIADRRLANIVKKSRDLPGYELFQYIDEQGQRHDVTSDDVNAYLREITGQDFTAKDFRTWAGTVLAAIALQEAEPWEKEAQARKNIVQAIERVAERLGNTPSICRKCYVHPEIIAAYLEGMLIEPLEQRIAQELRDNPYALQPEEQAVLHLLQRRLARARGDTERAEHR; encoded by the coding sequence ATGAGCCAGACCGAGCCGATCCCAGCACCACCCGTTGCCGATCCCGAAGCAGCGGCGCGCGCCGCCGGCCTGCGTTATGTCAACGATCAGATGCCGGGCATCCGGCGCGAGCGCGTCGGCGATACCTTTCGCTACCGCGATCCGCAGGGCCGGCTGATCAGCGACAAGCGGACCCTAGAGCGCATCCGCAAACTGGCCATTCCGCCGGCCTACACCGATGTCTGGATCTGTCCCCTGCCCAACGGCCATCTGCAGGCCACCGGCCGTGACGCGCGCGGGCGCAAGCAGTACCGCTACCATCCGCGCTGGCGCGAGGTGCGCGACGAAACCAAATATCACCGCATGATGGCCTTCGGCCAGGCCCTGCCGGCGCTCCGCGAACGCGTCGATCGCGATCTGCGACGGCCCGGGTTGCCGCGCGAAAAGGTGCTGGCCACGGTGGTGCGCCTGCTGGAGACCACCCTGATCCGCGTTGGCAACCACGAGTACGCCAAAAGCAACCGCTCCTACGGCCTGACCACCATGCGCGACCGGCATGTCACGATCGAGAACGCGACCGTGCGCTTCGAGTTCAAGGGCAAGAGTGGCAAAAAACACCAGGTCAGTATCGCCGACCGGCGGCTGGCCAACATCGTCAAAAAGAGCCGCGACCTGCCGGGCTACGAGCTGTTCCAGTACATCGATGAACAGGGCCAGCGCCACGACGTGACCTCGGACGACGTCAACGCCTATTTGCGCGAGATCACCGGTCAGGATTTCACCGCGAAGGACTTCCGCACCTGGGCGGGAACGGTACTGGCCGCGATCGCGCTGCAGGAAGCCGAGCCCTGGGAGAAGGAAGCCCAGGCTAGAAAAAACATTGTCCAGGCCATCGAGCGCGTCGCCGAACGGCTGGGAAATACGCCCTCGATCTGCCGGAAATGTTATGTTCATCCAGAGATTATCGCTGCCTACCTGGAGGGCATGCTCATCGAGCCGCTGGAGCAGCGCATCGCCCAGGAGCTGCGCGACAATCCCTACGCGCTTCAGCCCGAAGAGCAGGCCGTGTTGCATCTGCTGCAACGCCGTCTCGCCCGTGCGCGCGGCGACACGGAGCGCGCAGAACACAGGTGA
- a CDS encoding branched-chain amino acid transaminase — protein MPAMAKMEYIWFNGELVPWDKATLHVLAHVVHYGSSVFEGIRCYATPGGPAIFRLKEHTRRLFNSAKIYRMTIPFSEEQINRACHEVVSANNLRSAYLRPVVFRGYGSLGVDPRGCPVEVAVAALDWGKYLGDEALEQGVDVGVSSWTRIAPNTLPAMAKAGANYMNSQLIKLEAAQHGYSEGIALDINGYVSEGSGENIFLVRDGKLITPPLVASVLPGITRDTIITLAREEGIPVIEERIPREALYLADELFFTGTAAEITPIRSVDGIQVGAGRRGPITERLQQAFFGVINGEREDRWGWLDRVQ, from the coding sequence ATGCCCGCAATGGCGAAAATGGAGTACATCTGGTTCAATGGCGAACTGGTTCCCTGGGACAAGGCGACGCTTCACGTGCTGGCGCACGTGGTGCACTATGGTTCCAGCGTCTTTGAAGGCATTCGTTGCTATGCAACGCCCGGTGGTCCCGCCATCTTTCGCCTGAAGGAACACACGCGGCGGCTCTTCAACTCAGCCAAGATCTACCGCATGACGATCCCCTTCAGCGAGGAGCAGATCAACCGCGCCTGTCATGAGGTGGTCAGCGCCAACAACTTGCGCAGCGCATACCTGCGTCCGGTGGTCTTCCGCGGCTATGGCTCGCTCGGCGTCGATCCGCGCGGCTGTCCGGTGGAGGTGGCGGTGGCCGCGCTCGACTGGGGCAAGTATCTCGGCGATGAGGCGTTGGAGCAGGGTGTGGACGTCGGCGTTTCATCCTGGACGCGCATTGCCCCCAACACGCTGCCGGCGATGGCCAAGGCCGGGGCCAACTACATGAATTCACAACTGATCAAGCTGGAAGCGGCGCAGCACGGCTACAGCGAGGGCATTGCCCTGGATATCAACGGCTACGTCAGCGAGGGCTCCGGCGAGAACATCTTCCTGGTGCGCGACGGCAAGCTGATCACCCCGCCGCTGGTGGCGTCGGTCTTGCCGGGTATCACCCGTGATACGATCATCACCCTGGCGCGTGAGGAGGGCATTCCGGTGATTGAAGAGCGTATTCCGCGCGAAGCGCTCTACCTCGCCGACGAGCTGTTCTTCACCGGCACGGCGGCGGAGATCACGCCGATCCGCTCGGTGGACGGCATTCAGGTCGGCGCGGGGCGGCGCGGGCCGATCACCGAGCGCCTGCAGCAGGCCTTCTTCGGGGTAATCAACGGCGAGCGCGAAGACCGCTGGGGCTGGCTGGACCGCGTGCAGTAG
- a CDS encoding glycosyltransferase family 4 protein → MAETLHVLLPTDVFPPRAGGAGWSAHALSRALQARGHQVTAIVPRRGQRGIRHSVIADVPTVEVGYLAPSLPFVQNYYRFERFWPRLRAVIVALAAQPPARAVIIHAQHAQTIPAAVQAGQQLHRPVVATVRDAWPWHYFATGLLADRVPLPAFNAWSTWLDLLGRLGALRGTLAAPFVPYLYGHVRRRAHWLAQADAVIAVSHYIQQRLATLVPAERLWVLPNLIDVAATQRIAAQPPQIAVAPRFVLFVGKLERNKGAHLLPTALLAAREAGADLPPLVIAGSGALEAQLHQELSAQGLAHVILNGWVDHDEVLRLMARAEVLLFPSAWGEPLSRVLLEACAAGSCIAAMDTGGTRDIIEDGVNGRLARQAHDLGRVLAELLNDRAQRQRLRAAALRTARERFDANVVATQVEALYLQLCRAYDTGRASG, encoded by the coding sequence GTGGCTGAGACGCTGCATGTGCTGCTGCCGACGGATGTATTTCCGCCGCGCGCGGGTGGCGCCGGGTGGAGCGCCCATGCGCTGAGTCGTGCGCTGCAGGCGCGTGGCCACCAGGTGACCGCGATCGTGCCGCGACGCGGCCAGCGGGGTATCCGCCACAGCGTCATTGCCGACGTGCCGACGGTCGAGGTGGGCTACCTCGCCCCGTCACTGCCGTTCGTGCAGAACTACTACCGCTTCGAACGCTTCTGGCCCCGCCTGCGCGCGGTGATCGTCGCCCTGGCGGCCCAGCCGCCCGCGCGCGCCGTGATCATCCATGCCCAGCATGCCCAAACCATCCCGGCCGCCGTGCAAGCCGGGCAGCAGCTCCACCGCCCGGTCGTCGCCACCGTGCGCGACGCCTGGCCCTGGCACTACTTCGCCACCGGTCTGCTGGCCGACCGGGTGCCGTTGCCGGCCTTCAACGCCTGGAGCACCTGGCTCGATCTGCTTGGTCGCCTGGGCGCGCTGCGTGGCACGCTCGCCGCACCGTTCGTACCCTACCTGTACGGCCATGTACGGCGCCGCGCACACTGGCTGGCCCAGGCAGACGCGGTGATCGCCGTCAGCCACTATATCCAGCAGCGCCTCGCCACGCTGGTGCCGGCCGAGCGCCTGTGGGTCTTGCCCAACCTGATCGATGTCGCGGCCACGCAGCGCATCGCTGCGCAGCCTCCGCAGATCGCCGTCGCACCGCGCTTTGTGCTGTTTGTCGGCAAGCTGGAACGCAACAAGGGCGCGCACCTGCTGCCGACAGCCCTGCTGGCCGCACGCGAGGCCGGCGCCGACCTGCCCCCGCTGGTGATCGCCGGGAGCGGCGCGCTGGAAGCCCAGCTCCACCAGGAGCTCAGCGCGCAAGGCCTGGCGCACGTGATCCTCAACGGCTGGGTCGATCACGACGAGGTTCTGCGCCTGATGGCCCGCGCCGAGGTGTTGCTCTTTCCCTCGGCCTGGGGCGAACCCCTCAGCCGTGTGCTGCTGGAAGCCTGCGCCGCCGGCAGTTGCATCGCAGCCATGGACACCGGCGGCACGCGCGACATCATCGAGGATGGCGTCAATGGTCGCCTGGCGCGCCAGGCCCACGACCTGGGCCGCGTCCTGGCCGAGCTGCTCAACGATCGCGCACAACGCCAGCGCCTGCGCGCGGCAGCCCTGCGTACGGCGCGTGAACGCTTCGACGCCAACGTCGTCGCTACGCAGGTCGAGGCGCTCTACCTGCAGCTCTGCCGCGCCTATGACACGGGACGCGCCAGCGGATGA
- a CDS encoding glycosyltransferase family 4 protein has product MRILYVASGITVPGAYGGSTHTYEVAHGLARRSHDVHVLAHHPRRRLATLARPERVALDAFTLHYLDLPKSLSLLGYGAVARLMRRLQPDVVMERYYNFAGAGVLAAARQGIPVLLEVNALIVDPPEVFKRRLDDRLGRPFQRWALAQCRMASRIVTPLQSTVPPEIARGKIVELPWGANVERFDPALRGHAEALRVELGIPPQRPIVVFLGSFRAWHGVQDLIVAGLRLLDAGEDLQLLLLGDGPERAAAERLAGRWHQHITFAGSVPHERVPHYLALAAVGVAPFNTARHPALRAAGFFWSPLKIYEYMAMALPVVTARIPPLNAIIREDQEGALFQEGDIDDLAAAIRRVLHHPERAALGQRARQRVVEHFSWQRHCADLEAILQRMIEERRG; this is encoded by the coding sequence GTGAGAATCCTGTATGTCGCGAGCGGCATCACCGTGCCGGGCGCATACGGTGGTTCAACGCATACCTACGAAGTCGCCCACGGTCTGGCGCGCCGTAGTCACGACGTGCATGTGCTGGCGCACCATCCGCGCCGCCGGCTGGCGACCCTGGCACGGCCCGAGCGCGTCGCGTTGGATGCGTTTACGCTCCACTACCTCGACCTACCGAAAAGTCTCTCGTTGTTGGGCTATGGCGCCGTGGCAAGGCTGATGCGGCGCCTGCAGCCGGATGTCGTCATGGAGCGCTACTACAACTTCGCCGGCGCGGGCGTGTTGGCCGCAGCTCGTCAGGGCATTCCGGTGCTGCTCGAAGTCAACGCGTTGATCGTCGATCCGCCGGAGGTCTTCAAACGCCGCCTGGACGACCGCCTGGGACGCCCCTTTCAACGCTGGGCGCTGGCACAGTGCCGCATGGCCAGCCGCATTGTCACACCGCTGCAGAGCACGGTACCTCCGGAGATCGCGCGCGGTAAGATTGTTGAACTGCCCTGGGGCGCGAATGTCGAACGCTTCGACCCGGCCCTGAGGGGTCATGCCGAAGCGCTGCGTGTCGAGCTGGGCATTCCGCCGCAGCGACCGATCGTGGTGTTTCTGGGCTCCTTCCGCGCCTGGCATGGCGTGCAGGATTTGATTGTCGCCGGGCTGCGCCTGCTGGACGCCGGCGAGGACCTGCAGCTCCTGCTACTGGGTGACGGACCGGAGCGCGCCGCGGCCGAACGGTTGGCCGGACGCTGGCACCAGCACATCACCTTTGCCGGCAGCGTGCCGCACGAGCGCGTGCCGCACTACCTGGCGCTGGCAGCCGTAGGCGTGGCGCCCTTCAACACGGCGCGCCACCCGGCGCTGCGCGCGGCAGGCTTTTTCTGGTCGCCGCTCAAGATCTACGAGTATATGGCCATGGCGCTGCCGGTGGTTACGGCGCGCATTCCACCGCTCAACGCGATCATCCGCGAGGATCAGGAGGGCGCGCTCTTCCAGGAGGGCGATATCGACGATTTGGCGGCAGCCATCCGACGCGTACTGCACCACCCCGAGCGTGCTGCGCTGGGCCAGCGCGCGCGTCAGCGCGTGGTCGAGCACTTCTCCTGGCAGCGCCACTGCGCCGATCTAGAAGCAATCCTACAGCGCATGATCGAGGAGCGCCGTGGCTGA
- a CDS encoding cyclic-di-AMP receptor, which yields MKLAVFVIDDAKADAAVDGLVAQGFRVTRLASTGGFLRRGNTTLLVGLDDQELERARRAVHDTAPGSLMIALDLERYERL from the coding sequence ATGAAACTCGCAGTCTTTGTGATCGACGATGCCAAAGCGGATGCCGCCGTGGATGGCCTGGTGGCCCAGGGCTTCCGCGTGACACGCCTGGCCAGCACCGGCGGGTTTCTACGGCGCGGCAATACGACGCTGCTGGTTGGCCTGGACGACCAGGAGCTGGAGCGCGCCCGCCGCGCGGTCCACGATACTGCTCCTGGCTCACTGATGATTGCCCTCGATCTGGAGCGTTACGAACGGCTGTGA